A genomic segment from Amycolatopsis camponoti encodes:
- a CDS encoding PadR family transcriptional regulator, with protein sequence MSATRLLVLGVVRMYGRAHGYQVRRELLTWSADKWANVQPGSIYHALKKMTAEDLLEQVDVEPGEGGPDRTAYRLTGEGEQEYQVLLSKALSDPELNHPDLSAAISLMTTLPRARVINLLRHRLVHLRAEQQQATLMLEELKVNMGQGTPEHVGELYRLWGGITDTSLAWLEGLIARLEAGEYVMAGESGDAFGEPPAR encoded by the coding sequence TTGTCGGCGACACGGTTGCTCGTGCTCGGGGTGGTGCGCATGTACGGCCGCGCGCACGGCTACCAGGTGCGGCGGGAGCTGCTGACCTGGTCCGCGGACAAGTGGGCCAACGTCCAGCCCGGCTCGATCTACCACGCGCTGAAGAAGATGACCGCCGAAGACCTGCTGGAACAGGTCGACGTCGAGCCGGGCGAGGGCGGCCCGGACCGGACCGCCTACCGGCTCACCGGCGAGGGCGAGCAGGAGTACCAGGTGCTGCTGTCGAAGGCGCTGTCCGATCCGGAGCTCAACCACCCCGACCTGTCGGCCGCCATCTCGCTGATGACGACGCTGCCCCGCGCGCGCGTGATCAACCTGCTGCGGCACCGGCTGGTGCACCTGCGGGCCGAACAGCAGCAGGCGACGCTGATGCTGGAAGAGCTGAAGGTGAACATGGGGCAGGGCACCCCCGAGCACGTCGGTGAGCTGTACCGGCTGTGGGGCGGGATCACCGACACGAGCCTCGCCTGGCTCGAAGGCCTGATCGCCCGGCTCGAAGCGGGCGAGTACGTGATGGCCGGCGAGTCCGGGGACGCATTCGGCGAGCCGCCCGCTCGGTAA
- a CDS encoding ATP-binding cassette domain-containing protein encodes MITARGLERRFRRKGRTGGEVHAVKGVDLDVEAGELVGFLGPNGAGKTTTLRMLTTLLKPTAGTATVGGRDLLADPLGVRERIGYVAQGGGSSPETTVADELELQGRLYRMSKADAIARGAALTEQLDLTGLDQRLTRTLSGGQRRRLDIALGLIHSPGLVFLDEPSTGLDPQSRANLWEHIRRLRAEQGVTVFLTTHYLDEADALSDRLIVIDDGRIVAEGTPDALKARVSGDRVEVGVDPEQGADAAEIAGRLPGAHELSVADGLVRFRVPRGDVALPELLRALDTKSIPMLSVQVHRPTLDDVFLTLTGRSLREAEEGPRAA; translated from the coding sequence ATGATCACGGCACGCGGTCTCGAGCGGCGGTTCCGCCGCAAGGGCCGCACTGGGGGCGAAGTACACGCGGTGAAGGGCGTCGACCTCGACGTCGAAGCGGGCGAGCTCGTCGGGTTCCTCGGGCCGAACGGCGCCGGGAAGACGACCACGCTGCGCATGCTGACCACGCTGCTGAAGCCGACCGCGGGCACCGCGACCGTCGGCGGCCGCGACCTGCTGGCCGACCCGCTGGGGGTGCGGGAGCGCATCGGCTACGTCGCCCAGGGCGGCGGCAGCTCGCCGGAGACCACGGTCGCCGATGAGCTCGAACTGCAGGGGCGGCTCTACCGGATGAGCAAGGCCGACGCGATCGCGCGCGGCGCCGCACTGACCGAGCAGCTCGACCTGACCGGGCTGGACCAGCGGCTGACCAGGACGTTGTCGGGCGGGCAGCGACGGCGGCTCGACATCGCGCTCGGGCTGATCCACTCGCCGGGGCTGGTGTTCCTCGACGAGCCGTCGACCGGGCTCGACCCGCAGAGCCGCGCCAACCTGTGGGAGCACATCCGCCGGCTGCGCGCCGAGCAGGGCGTCACGGTCTTCCTCACCACCCACTACCTGGACGAAGCCGACGCGCTGTCCGACCGGCTGATCGTCATCGACGACGGCCGGATCGTCGCCGAGGGCACGCCGGACGCGCTGAAGGCGCGGGTCAGCGGCGACCGCGTCGAAGTGGGCGTCGATCCGGAGCAGGGCGCGGACGCCGCCGAGATCGCGGGACGCCTGCCGGGCGCGCACGAGCTGTCCGTCGCCGACGGGCTCGTCCGGTTCCGGGTACCGCGCGGCGACGTCGCGCTGCCGGAGCTGCTGCGGGCGCTCGACACGAAGAGCATTCCGATGCTTTCGGTCCAGGTCCACCGGCCGACGCTCGACGACGTCTTCCTGACGCTGACCGGGCGCTCGCTGCGCGAAGCCGAGGAGGGCCCCCGTGCTGCGTGA